The Pseudomonas fluorescens genome includes a window with the following:
- a CDS encoding MdtB/MuxB family multidrug efflux RND transporter permease subunit, with product MNLSRLFILRPVATTLSMLAIILAGLIAYRLLPVSALPQVDYPTIRVMTLYPGASPDVMTSAVTAPLERQFGQMPGLTQMASTSSGGASVITLRFNLDINMDVAEQQVQAAINAATNLLPKDLPAPPVYNKVNPADTPVLTLAITSKTMLLPKLNDLVDTRMAQKIAQISGVGMVTIAGGQRQAVRIKVNPEALAANGMNLADVRTLIGASNVNQPKGNFDGPTRVSMLDANDQLTSPKDYAELILAYANGAPLRLKDVAQIVDGAENERLAAWANENQAVLLNIQRQPGANVIEVVDRIKALLPSITDNLPAGLDVTVLTDRTQTIRASVTDVQHELLIAIALVVMVTFLFLRRVSATIIPSVAVPLSLIGTFGVMYLAGFSVNNLTLMALTIATGFVVDDAIVMLENIARFIEEGDSPLQAALKGAKQIGFTLISLTLSLIAVLIPLLFMADVVGRLFREFAITLAVAILISLVVSLTLTPMMCARLLKREPKEEEQGRFYRASGAWIDWLIAAYGRKLQWVLRHQPLTLLVAVGSLVLTVVLYLAVPKGFFPVQDTGVIQGISEAPQSISFAAMSERQQQLAKVILADPAVESLSSYIGVDGDNATLNSGRLLINLKPHSERDDSATEIIARLQPQLDRLVGIRLFMQPVQDLTIEDRVSRTQYQFSLSSPDAELLSLWSGRLVEALAQQAELTDVASDLQDKGLQVFLVIDRDAASRLGVSVSNITDALYDAFGQRQISTIYTQASQYRVVLQAQAGERIGPQALDQIHVKTTDGGQVRLSSLARVEERQAQLAIAHIGQFPAVMMSFNLAPGVALGHAVDVIEKVQRDIGMPVGVQTEFQGAAQAFQASLSSTLLLILAAVVTMYIVLGVLYESYIHPITILSTLPSAAIGALLALILSGNDLGMIAIIGIILLIGIVKKNAIMMIDFALDAERNQGVDPQTAIYQAALLRFRPILMTTLAALFGAIPLMFATGSGAELRQPLGLVMVGGLLVSQVLTLFTTPVIYLYFDRLGRRFAKPEGKEVRA from the coding sequence ATGAATCTCTCGCGGCTGTTCATCCTTCGCCCGGTCGCCACCACCCTGAGCATGCTGGCGATCATCCTGGCCGGCCTGATCGCCTATCGGCTGCTACCGGTGTCGGCCTTGCCCCAGGTCGATTACCCGACCATCCGTGTGATGACCCTGTACCCGGGCGCCAGTCCCGATGTGATGACCAGCGCGGTGACCGCGCCCCTGGAGCGCCAGTTCGGGCAGATGCCGGGGCTGACGCAGATGGCCTCCACCAGTTCCGGTGGTGCGTCGGTGATTACCCTGCGCTTCAACCTCGACATCAACATGGACGTCGCCGAGCAGCAGGTGCAGGCGGCGATCAACGCGGCCACCAACCTGCTGCCCAAGGACCTGCCGGCACCGCCGGTGTACAACAAGGTCAACCCGGCCGACACCCCGGTGCTGACCTTGGCGATCACCTCCAAGACCATGCTGCTGCCCAAGCTCAACGACTTGGTGGACACCCGCATGGCGCAGAAAATCGCCCAGATCAGCGGCGTCGGCATGGTCACCATCGCCGGCGGCCAACGCCAGGCCGTGCGGATCAAGGTCAACCCCGAGGCCCTGGCGGCCAACGGCATGAACCTGGCGGATGTGCGTACGCTGATCGGTGCCTCCAACGTCAACCAGCCCAAGGGCAATTTCGATGGCCCGACCCGGGTCTCGATGCTCGACGCCAACGACCAGTTGACCTCGCCCAAGGACTACGCCGAGCTGATCCTGGCCTACGCCAATGGCGCGCCGTTGCGGCTCAAGGACGTGGCACAGATCGTCGACGGTGCCGAAAACGAACGCCTTGCCGCCTGGGCCAATGAAAACCAGGCCGTGCTGCTGAACATCCAGCGCCAGCCGGGGGCCAACGTCATCGAAGTGGTGGACCGGATCAAGGCCCTGCTGCCGAGCATCACCGACAACTTGCCGGCCGGCCTGGATGTCACCGTTCTGACCGACCGCACCCAGACCATCCGAGCTTCGGTCACCGACGTGCAGCATGAATTACTGATCGCCATCGCCTTGGTGGTCATGGTGACCTTCCTGTTCCTGCGTCGCGTCAGCGCTACGATCATTCCGTCGGTGGCCGTGCCGTTGTCGTTGATCGGCACCTTCGGCGTGATGTACCTGGCCGGTTTTTCCGTCAATAACCTGACCTTGATGGCCCTGACCATCGCCACCGGTTTCGTGGTGGACGATGCCATCGTCATGCTGGAGAACATCGCGCGTTTCATCGAGGAGGGCGACAGCCCGCTGCAGGCCGCGCTCAAGGGCGCGAAGCAGATCGGCTTCACGCTGATTTCCCTGACGCTGTCGCTGATCGCCGTGTTGATCCCGCTGCTGTTCATGGCCGACGTGGTCGGACGCTTGTTTCGCGAGTTCGCCATCACCCTGGCGGTGGCGATCCTGATTTCCCTGGTGGTCTCCCTGACCCTGACGCCGATGATGTGTGCCCGCTTGCTCAAGCGCGAGCCCAAGGAAGAGGAACAGGGCCGCTTCTACCGCGCCAGCGGCGCCTGGATCGACTGGCTGATCGCCGCCTATGGGCGCAAATTGCAGTGGGTGCTCAGGCACCAGCCGCTGACCCTGCTGGTGGCGGTGGGTAGCCTGGTACTGACGGTGGTGCTGTACCTGGCCGTGCCCAAGGGGTTCTTTCCGGTGCAGGACACCGGGGTGATCCAAGGCATTTCCGAGGCACCGCAATCGATCTCCTTTGCCGCCATGAGCGAGCGGCAGCAGCAACTGGCGAAAGTGATCCTGGCGGACCCGGCGGTGGAGAGTCTGTCATCCTACATCGGTGTGGACGGCGACAACGCCACGCTCAACAGCGGTCGCCTGCTGATCAACCTCAAGCCCCACAGTGAACGGGATGACAGTGCCACCGAGATCATTGCCCGCTTGCAGCCGCAATTGGATCGGCTGGTGGGCATTCGCCTGTTCATGCAGCCAGTGCAGGACCTGACCATCGAAGACCGGGTCAGCCGGACCCAGTACCAATTCAGCTTATCGTCGCCGGACGCCGAATTGCTCAGCCTCTGGAGCGGGCGCCTGGTCGAAGCCCTGGCCCAACAGGCGGAGCTGACCGATGTGGCCAGCGACCTGCAGGACAAGGGTTTGCAGGTCTTCCTGGTGATCGACCGCGACGCCGCCTCACGCCTGGGCGTCTCCGTGTCGAACATCACCGATGCGCTCTATGACGCCTTCGGCCAGCGGCAGATTTCCACCATCTACACCCAGGCCAGCCAGTACCGGGTGGTGTTGCAGGCCCAGGCCGGGGAACGGATCGGGCCCCAGGCGCTGGACCAGATTCACGTCAAGACCACCGACGGTGGGCAGGTACGGCTGTCGAGCCTGGCTCGGGTCGAAGAACGCCAGGCGCAACTGGCGATTGCCCACATTGGCCAGTTTCCGGCGGTGATGATGTCGTTCAACCTTGCGCCGGGCGTGGCCCTGGGGCATGCGGTGGACGTGATCGAAAAGGTCCAGCGGGACATCGGCATGCCGGTGGGCGTGCAGACCGAGTTCCAGGGCGCAGCCCAAGCATTTCAGGCGTCGCTGTCGAGTACCTTGCTGCTGATCCTGGCAGCGGTGGTGACCATGTATATAGTGCTGGGCGTGTTGTACGAAAGCTACATCCACCCGATCACCATCCTTTCCACCTTGCCCTCGGCGGCCATCGGCGCCTTGCTGGCCTTGATCCTCAGCGGCAATGACCTGGGCATGATCGCGATCATTGGCATCATCCTGCTGATCGGCATCGTCAAGAAAAACGCGATCATGATGATCGACTTCGCCCTCGACGCCGAACGCAACCAAGGTGTCGACCCGCAGACGGCGATCTATCAGGCTGCATTACTGCGCTTCCGCCCGATCCTGATGACCACCCTGGCGGCCTTGTTCGGCGCAATACCTCTGATGTTCGCCACCGGTTCCGGCGCTGAACTGCGCCAACCCCTGGGCTTGGTGATGGTGGGTGGGTTGTTGGTGAGCCAGGTATTGACGTTGTTCACCACGCCAGTGATCTACCTGTATTTCGATCGCCTCGGACGCCGCTTCGCCAAGCCAGAAGGGAAAGAGGTGCGGGCATGA
- the nudC gene encoding NAD(+) diphosphatase gives MISRWTTAVLDTALAGGWAVARSPEGFLFDDNGALFPREWLKRQDLSVLAEHGIGHLDGEPVYLLELHSSLDIPGCNWKGLRAFMLEDDHTLYKVLGYAAQIGTWAREHRFCGSCGKRMGQIPLERAMYCDACELRHYPRISPSMIVLITRGDEVLLARSPRFVPGVYSTLAGFAEPGESAEDCLVREVREEVSIEVKNIQYMGSQCWPFPHSMMLGFHAEYAGGDIVPQEDEIEDAQWFNVHDLPPLPASRSIARYLIDLYVARRLGHAEPVLPG, from the coding sequence ATGATTTCACGCTGGACCACCGCAGTACTCGATACCGCTCTTGCTGGCGGCTGGGCCGTCGCCCGCAGCCCTGAGGGCTTTCTGTTCGATGACAACGGCGCGCTGTTTCCCCGCGAATGGCTCAAGCGCCAAGACCTGTCGGTCCTCGCCGAGCACGGCATCGGTCACCTGGATGGCGAGCCGGTCTACCTGCTGGAATTGCACAGCTCGCTGGACATCCCAGGCTGTAACTGGAAAGGCCTGCGGGCGTTCATGCTCGAGGATGACCACACGCTGTACAAAGTGTTGGGCTATGCCGCGCAGATCGGCACCTGGGCCCGCGAACATCGTTTCTGTGGCAGTTGCGGCAAGCGCATGGGTCAGATTCCGTTGGAACGAGCCATGTATTGCGATGCCTGTGAGCTGCGGCACTATCCGCGGATATCACCGAGCATGATCGTGTTGATTACTCGCGGCGATGAAGTCCTGCTGGCCCGTTCGCCGCGTTTCGTCCCGGGCGTCTACAGCACCCTGGCGGGGTTTGCCGAGCCTGGCGAATCGGCCGAGGATTGCCTGGTGCGCGAGGTTCGCGAGGAAGTCAGTATCGAGGTGAAGAACATCCAGTACATGGGCAGCCAGTGCTGGCCGTTCCCCCATTCGATGATGCTCGGTTTCCACGCTGAATATGCTGGTGGCGACATTGTGCCCCAGGAAGATGAAATCGAGGACGCCCAGTGGTTCAACGTCCATGACTTGCCACCATTGCCGGCCTCGCGCTCCATCGCCCGCTACCTGATCGATCTGTATGTGGCGCGGCGCTTAGGCCACGCTGAACCAGTGCTGCCAGGCTAG
- a CDS encoding efflux transporter outer membrane subunit, which produces MTDRSPFNLAATLATARGSRVLSLVLCVAMLSACAVGPDYQRPQAAEPVQYKEAQGWRQANPSDAMARGAWWELYGDVQLNALVDQLNASNQTVAQADAQYRQARALVRNARGAFFPTVDLTVGKTRSSQGTGSSSSSLSSSSSGIRDTYSAQAGVSWEADVWGKLRRTLEADEASAQASFADLTAMRLSQQSELVQNYLQLRVIDEQKRLLQTTVDNYQRSLKMTENQYRAGVSGKDAVAQAQNQLKTTQGDLIDLIWQRAQFENAIAVLVGLPPAEFNLAETQDIPSLPQIPVALPSQLLERRPDIASAERSVMAANANIGVAKAAYYPDLTLSLSGGYSSSTYDNWVSVPNRFWSVGPQLAMTLFDGGQRSAEVDRTVAAYDQTVATYRQTVLDGLREVENYMIQLKVLEDEARVRQEALDAARESLRLTQNQYRAGLIAYLDVVTVQATALSNERSVLSLQQSRLIASVQLIAALGGGWDGQLETDE; this is translated from the coding sequence ATGACCGACCGTTCGCCTTTCAATCTTGCCGCAACGCTGGCCACCGCCCGTGGTTCGCGGGTGCTGAGCCTGGTGCTGTGCGTGGCGATGCTCAGTGCCTGCGCCGTCGGCCCGGATTATCAACGTCCCCAGGCTGCCGAGCCGGTGCAATACAAGGAGGCCCAGGGTTGGCGCCAGGCCAACCCCAGCGATGCGATGGCCAGGGGCGCCTGGTGGGAGCTGTATGGCGATGTGCAACTCAATGCTCTGGTAGACCAGCTCAATGCGTCCAACCAGACCGTGGCCCAGGCCGACGCCCAATACCGGCAGGCCCGGGCGCTGGTGCGCAACGCCCGTGGCGCATTTTTCCCCACCGTGGACCTGACCGTCGGCAAGACCCGCTCCAGTCAGGGCACGGGTAGCAGCAGTTCGAGCCTGAGCAGTTCGTCCAGCGGCATTCGCGACACCTATAGCGCCCAGGCCGGCGTCAGTTGGGAGGCGGACGTATGGGGCAAGTTGCGCCGCACCCTGGAAGCCGACGAGGCAAGCGCCCAAGCCAGTTTTGCCGACCTGACGGCGATGCGCCTGAGCCAGCAATCGGAACTGGTACAGAACTACCTGCAGTTGCGGGTGATCGATGAACAGAAGCGCCTGTTGCAGACCACCGTCGACAACTATCAGCGCTCCCTGAAAATGACCGAAAACCAGTACCGCGCCGGGGTGTCCGGCAAGGACGCGGTGGCTCAGGCGCAAAACCAGCTCAAGACCACCCAGGGCGACCTGATCGACCTGATCTGGCAACGGGCCCAGTTTGAAAACGCCATTGCCGTACTGGTCGGCCTGCCGCCGGCCGAGTTCAACCTGGCCGAGACCCAGGACATTCCGTCGCTGCCGCAGATCCCGGTGGCCCTGCCGTCGCAACTGCTCGAACGCCGGCCGGATATCGCCTCGGCGGAACGTTCGGTGATGGCCGCCAACGCCAACATCGGGGTCGCCAAGGCCGCGTATTACCCGGACCTGACCCTGAGCCTCAGTGGCGGCTACAGCAGCAGTACCTACGACAACTGGGTGAGCGTGCCGAACCGGTTCTGGTCGGTAGGGCCACAACTGGCGATGACGCTGTTCGATGGCGGCCAGCGTTCGGCAGAGGTCGACCGTACTGTCGCGGCCTACGATCAGACCGTCGCCACCTATCGCCAGACCGTGCTCGACGGCTTGCGCGAGGTGGAAAATTACATGATCCAGCTCAAAGTGCTGGAAGACGAAGCCCGCGTGCGCCAGGAAGCCCTCGACGCCGCCCGCGAATCCCTGCGCTTGACGCAGAACCAGTACAGGGCCGGGTTGATTGCCTACCTCGATGTGGTGACCGTCCAGGCTACCGCCCTGAGCAACGAACGCAGCGTGCTGAGCCTGCAACAGAGCCGGTTGATCGCCAGCGTGCAGTTGATTGCGGCATTGGGGGGTGGTTGGGATGGGCAGCTAGAGACGGATGAGTAA
- a CDS encoding crotonase/enoyl-CoA hydratase family protein, whose amino-acid sequence MSQYQAFNVELVDNIAHVQINRPEKINSMNAAFWSEIIEIFQWIDDTDAARVVVLSGAGKHFSSGIDLMMLAGVANELGKDVGRNARLLRRKILQLQASFNAVDNCRKPVLAAIQGYCLGGAIDLIAACDMRYAAEDAQFSIKEIDIGMAADVGTLQRLPRIIGDGMLRELAYTGRTFGADEARSIGLVNRVYSDTASLLDGVMGIAREIAVKSPIAVTGTKEMISYMRDHRIDDGLEYVATWNAAMLQSTDLRVAMAAHMSKQKPDFQD is encoded by the coding sequence ATGTCGCAATACCAAGCGTTCAACGTCGAACTTGTAGACAACATTGCCCATGTGCAGATCAATCGCCCGGAAAAGATCAACTCGATGAACGCCGCGTTCTGGAGCGAGATCATCGAGATCTTCCAATGGATCGACGACACCGATGCCGCACGGGTGGTGGTGCTGAGCGGCGCCGGCAAGCATTTCTCCTCGGGGATAGACCTGATGATGCTGGCGGGCGTGGCCAACGAATTGGGCAAGGACGTAGGGCGCAATGCACGCCTGCTGCGGCGCAAGATCCTGCAACTGCAAGCCTCGTTCAACGCCGTGGACAACTGCCGCAAACCCGTGCTCGCCGCGATCCAGGGCTACTGCCTGGGCGGGGCCATCGACCTGATTGCCGCCTGCGACATGCGTTACGCGGCCGAGGACGCCCAGTTCTCCATCAAGGAGATCGATATCGGCATGGCCGCCGATGTTGGCACACTGCAACGCTTGCCCCGGATCATCGGGGACGGCATGCTGCGTGAACTCGCTTATACGGGGCGCACCTTCGGAGCCGACGAAGCGCGCAGCATCGGCCTGGTCAATCGTGTCTACAGTGACACCGCCAGCCTGCTCGACGGTGTGATGGGCATCGCCCGGGAAATCGCCGTCAAGTCGCCGATTGCCGTGACCGGCACCAAGGAAATGATCAGCTACATGCGCGACCACCGCATCGACGACGGCTTGGAATACGTCGCCACCTGGAACGCCGCCATGTTGCAATCGACCGACCTGCGCGTGGCCATGGCCGCCCATATGAGCAAACAGAAACCTGATTTTCAGGATTGA
- a CDS encoding MdtA/MuxA family multidrug efflux RND transporter periplasmic adaptor subunit has translation MVDHSMQSSVSRNSRRWLFGLFIVLVVAALTWKFWPSGSAQKPGAGDKAAAGHMGRSGGMRPGFGGATGPIPVRVAPAVTGDFPLYFKALGTVTALNTINVRSRVGGELVKIAFEEGQMVKAGDLLAEIDPRPYQNALLQAEGTLLQNQAQLKNAQVDFERYRGLYAEDSIAKQTLDTAAALVGQYQGTVKTNQAAVNDAKLNLEFTKIRAPISGRVGLRQLDIGNLVAANDTTALAVITQTQPISVVFTLPENNLDTVLARYRSGAKLPVEAWDRGDVKLQASGVLQSLDNQIDVTTGTLKFKARYENRDQSLFPNQFVNVRLLADTLKGVTLAPTAAIQFGTNGTFVYALEGDKKVTIKKLKIGASDGANTVVTEGLAAGDRVVLEGTDRLKEGSEVEVVSDSQEVPTTPTEHLQGKSAAVPAEPVAADKAKKGGA, from the coding sequence ATGGTTGATCACTCCATGCAATCCTCTGTTTCCCGCAATTCCCGTCGCTGGCTGTTCGGCCTGTTCATCGTATTGGTCGTCGCGGCGCTGACCTGGAAGTTCTGGCCCAGTGGCTCGGCGCAGAAGCCTGGGGCAGGGGATAAGGCCGCGGCGGGGCACATGGGGCGCTCGGGTGGCATGCGGCCAGGGTTCGGTGGGGCGACGGGGCCGATTCCGGTACGGGTGGCGCCGGCGGTGACCGGGGATTTCCCTCTGTACTTCAAGGCGCTGGGCACGGTCACGGCCCTCAACACCATCAATGTGCGTAGCCGCGTGGGGGGCGAACTGGTCAAGATCGCCTTCGAAGAGGGACAAATGGTCAAGGCTGGGGACTTGCTGGCAGAGATCGACCCACGCCCGTACCAGAACGCCTTGCTCCAGGCCGAAGGCACGCTGTTGCAGAACCAGGCCCAACTGAAAAATGCCCAGGTAGACTTTGAGCGCTATCGCGGCCTGTACGCCGAAGACAGCATTGCCAAGCAAACCCTCGACACCGCCGCGGCGCTGGTGGGCCAGTACCAGGGCACGGTCAAGACCAACCAGGCGGCGGTCAACGACGCCAAGCTCAACCTCGAATTCACCAAGATCCGTGCGCCCATCTCCGGGCGGGTCGGTTTGCGGCAACTGGATATCGGCAACCTGGTGGCGGCCAACGACACCACGGCCCTGGCAGTCATCACCCAGACCCAACCCATCAGCGTCGTGTTCACCTTGCCGGAAAACAACCTCGACACGGTGCTCGCCCGTTATCGCAGCGGGGCGAAACTGCCCGTCGAGGCCTGGGACCGGGGCGATGTGAAGCTGCAGGCCAGCGGCGTGCTGCAAAGCCTGGACAACCAGATCGATGTCACCACTGGCACCTTGAAGTTCAAGGCCCGCTACGAGAACCGCGACCAGTCACTGTTTCCCAACCAGTTCGTCAATGTCCGCCTGCTGGCCGACACCCTCAAAGGCGTGACCCTGGCGCCGACGGCGGCCATCCAGTTCGGGACCAATGGCACCTTCGTCTATGCCCTGGAGGGCGACAAGAAGGTCACCATCAAAAAGCTGAAGATCGGCGCCAGCGACGGTGCGAATACTGTGGTCACCGAAGGCCTGGCCGCCGGTGACCGGGTGGTGCTCGAAGGCACCGATCGCTTGAAGGAAGGCAGTGAAGTGGAAGTGGTCAGCGACAGCCAGGAAGTGCCCACCACGCCGACCGAGCACCTGCAGGGCAAGTCCGCAGCGGTGCCCGCAGAGCCAGTTGCGGCCGACAAGGCGAAAAAGGGCGGCGCATGA
- a CDS encoding efflux RND transporter permease subunit: MNLSGPFIRRPVATMLLSFAITLLGGVCFGLLPVSPLPQMDFPVIVVQANLPGASPEVMASTVATPLERSFGAIAGVNTMSSRSSQGSTRVILQFDLDRDINGAAREVQAAINASRNLLPSGMRSMPTYKKVNPSQAPIMVLSLTSDVLKKGQLYDLASTILSQSLSQVSGVGEVQIGGSSLPAVRIELEPHLLNQYGVALDDVRTAVADSNVRRPKGSVEDDRRMWQVQANDQLEKAKDYETLIIRYQDGSVLRLKDVAKVTDSVEDRYNSGFFNNDAAVLLVINRQAGANIIETVNEIKAQLPALQAVLPASVKLNLAMDRSPVIKATLHEAEMTLLIAVALVVLVVFLFLGNFRASLIPTLAVPVSLVGTFAVMYLYGFSLNNLSLMALILATGLVVDDAIVVLENISRHIDEGVPPMTAAYRGAEEVGFTLLSMNVSLVAVFLSILFMGGIIESLFREFSITLAASIVVSLVVSLTLTPMLCARWLKPHVPGQENRLQRWSLRLNERMVRGYATSLDWVLRHRRLTLLSLLVTIGVNVALYVVVPKTFMPQQDTGQLIGFVRGDDGLSFNVMQPKMEIFRRAVLKDEAVQSVAGFIGGNNGTNNAFMLVRLKPIKERNISAQKVIERLRKEMPKVPGAQLMLMADQDLQFGGGREQTTSQYSYILQSADLASLRAWYPKVVAAFRALPELTAIDARDGGGAQQVTLVVDRDQAKRLGIDMDMVTAVLNNAYSQRQISTIYDSLNQYQVVMEVNPKYAQDPSTLEQVQVITADGARVPLSAIAHYENSLEDDRVSHEGQFASEGISFDMAEGVTVEQGTAAIERALAKLGLPEDVIVKMAGTADAFAATQKSQPFMILGALLAVYLVLGVLYESYIHPLTILSTLPSAGVGALLSIYALGGEFSLISLLGLFLLIGVVKKNAILMIDLALQLERAGQTPLESIRSACLLRLRPILMTTLAAILGALPLLLGAAEGSEMRQPLGLTIIGGLVFSQVLTLYTTPVVYLYLDKLRHRFNRWRGVRTDAALETPL, from the coding sequence ATGAATCTCTCCGGCCCCTTCATCCGCCGCCCCGTCGCGACCATGCTCCTGAGCTTCGCCATCACGTTGCTCGGCGGCGTGTGCTTCGGGCTGTTGCCGGTTTCACCGCTGCCACAGATGGATTTCCCGGTGATCGTGGTCCAGGCCAACTTGCCAGGGGCCAGCCCCGAGGTGATGGCTTCGACGGTGGCTACGCCCCTGGAGCGTTCCTTCGGCGCCATCGCCGGGGTCAACACCATGAGCAGCCGTTCCAGCCAGGGTTCTACCCGCGTCATTCTGCAATTCGACCTGGACCGTGACATCAACGGTGCCGCCCGGGAAGTGCAGGCGGCCATCAATGCGTCGCGCAACCTGTTGCCCAGCGGCATGCGCAGTATGCCGACCTATAAGAAGGTCAACCCGTCCCAGGCGCCGATCATGGTGCTGTCGCTGACCTCGGATGTGTTGAAAAAAGGCCAGCTCTACGACCTGGCTTCGACCATCCTGTCCCAGAGCCTGTCCCAGGTATCGGGCGTCGGCGAGGTACAGATCGGCGGCAGCTCGTTGCCGGCGGTGCGCATCGAACTCGAGCCGCATCTGCTCAACCAGTACGGCGTGGCCCTCGATGATGTGCGCACTGCCGTTGCCGATAGCAACGTGCGCCGGCCCAAGGGCTCGGTGGAGGACGATCGGCGCATGTGGCAGGTCCAGGCCAACGATCAACTGGAGAAGGCCAAGGACTACGAAACGCTGATCATCCGTTATCAGGATGGCTCGGTACTGCGACTCAAGGACGTGGCGAAAGTCACCGACAGCGTCGAGGATCGCTACAACAGCGGTTTTTTCAACAACGATGCGGCCGTGTTGCTGGTGATCAACCGCCAGGCCGGGGCCAACATCATCGAGACGGTCAACGAAATCAAGGCGCAACTGCCGGCGTTACAGGCCGTGCTGCCGGCCAGCGTCAAGCTGAACCTGGCGATGGACCGCTCGCCGGTGATCAAGGCCACCCTGCATGAAGCGGAAATGACCTTGCTGATCGCCGTGGCCCTGGTGGTGCTGGTGGTGTTCCTGTTCCTCGGCAACTTCCGCGCCTCGTTGATCCCGACGCTGGCGGTTCCGGTGTCGCTGGTGGGTACGTTTGCGGTGATGTACCTGTACGGTTTCTCCCTGAACAACCTGTCCTTGATGGCGTTGATCCTCGCGACCGGGTTGGTGGTGGACGATGCCATCGTGGTGCTGGAGAACATTTCCCGGCATATCGACGAAGGTGTTCCCCCAATGACGGCGGCATACAGGGGGGCCGAAGAGGTGGGTTTCACCTTGCTGTCGATGAACGTCTCGCTGGTGGCGGTGTTCCTGTCGATCCTGTTCATGGGCGGGATCATCGAGAGCCTGTTCCGTGAGTTTTCCATCACCCTGGCGGCGTCCATCGTGGTCTCGCTGGTGGTCTCGCTGACCCTCACACCGATGCTCTGCGCCCGCTGGCTCAAGCCTCACGTGCCGGGGCAGGAGAATCGCTTGCAGCGCTGGAGCCTGCGGCTCAATGAGCGGATGGTCCGTGGTTACGCCACCAGCCTAGACTGGGTGCTGCGCCATCGGCGCCTGACCTTGTTGAGCCTGCTGGTGACCATTGGCGTGAACGTCGCGTTGTATGTGGTGGTGCCGAAAACCTTCATGCCGCAGCAGGACACCGGCCAGTTGATCGGTTTCGTGCGTGGCGATGACGGGCTGTCGTTCAACGTGATGCAGCCGAAGATGGAAATCTTCCGCCGCGCCGTACTCAAGGACGAGGCGGTGCAAAGCGTCGCCGGTTTCATCGGTGGCAACAACGGCACCAACAACGCCTTCATGCTGGTGCGCCTCAAGCCGATCAAGGAGCGTAATATTTCTGCACAAAAGGTCATCGAGCGCCTTCGTAAAGAAATGCCCAAGGTCCCCGGCGCTCAGTTGATGTTGATGGCCGACCAGGACCTGCAGTTCGGTGGCGGTCGCGAGCAGACCACCTCGCAGTATTCCTACATCCTGCAAAGCGCCGACCTGGCGTCGCTGCGCGCGTGGTACCCCAAGGTCGTGGCGGCCTTCAGGGCCTTGCCGGAGCTGACCGCCATCGACGCTCGTGACGGCGGCGGGGCGCAGCAGGTGACGCTGGTGGTGGACCGCGACCAGGCCAAGCGCCTGGGCATCGACATGGACATGGTCACCGCGGTGCTCAACAACGCCTACAGCCAGCGGCAGATCTCGACCATCTACGACAGCCTCAACCAGTACCAGGTAGTGATGGAGGTCAATCCCAAGTATGCCCAGGATCCGAGTACCCTCGAGCAGGTCCAGGTGATCACCGCCGATGGCGCGCGCGTACCGCTGTCGGCCATTGCCCACTACGAGAACAGCCTGGAGGACGATCGGGTCAGCCATGAAGGTCAGTTCGCGTCCGAGGGCATCTCCTTCGACATGGCCGAAGGTGTCACGGTGGAGCAGGGCACCGCGGCCATCGAACGGGCACTTGCCAAGCTCGGGTTGCCCGAGGATGTCATCGTGAAAATGGCCGGCACCGCCGATGCGTTCGCCGCCACCCAGAAAAGCCAACCGTTCATGATCCTCGGGGCGTTGCTGGCGGTGTACCTGGTGTTGGGTGTGCTCTATGAAAGCTACATCCATCCGTTGACCATCCTGTCTACGTTGCCATCGGCCGGGGTCGGCGCGTTACTGTCGATCTACGCGCTGGGTGGCGAGTTCAGCCTGATCTCGCTGTTGGGGCTGTTCCTGCTGATCGGCGTGGTGAAGAAAAACGCCATCCTGATGATCGATCTGGCGCTGCAACTCGAACGTGCCGGGCAGACGCCACTGGAGTCGATCCGCAGCGCTTGCCTGCTGCGGTTGCGGCCGATCTTGATGACCACGCTGGCGGCGATCCTGGGTGCCTTGCCTCTGTTGCTCGGCGCCGCCGAAGGCTCGGAAATGCGCCAGCCATTGGGCCTGACCATCATCGGTGGGTTGGTGTTCAGCCAGGTACTGACGCTCTACACCACCCCGGTGGTTTACCTTTATCTCGACAAGCTGCGCCATCGCTTCAATCGCTGGCGCGGTGTGCGCACTGATGCTGCCCTGGAAACTCCGCTATGA